From Arachis hypogaea cultivar Tifrunner chromosome 3, arahy.Tifrunner.gnm2.J5K5, whole genome shotgun sequence:
AAGCTCCGTCTATATACAGTTCCCATTCAAGAAGAACTTTGTCTATTGTGGTAAATTCTACGACAAAGTCGGAGAGCAGCTGGGACTTTAGTGAACCACTAGTCTAATACATAATGTCATATTCTGACAACTCGATTGACCACTTGATTAACCTTCCTACTAGGTCAGGCCGTGCAAGTATCTGCCGCAATGGTTGATTGGTCCGTACTATGATCTCGTGGCTTTGAAAATAATGGCAGAGACGCCTTGTTGTAATTACCAGAGAAGATGCTGGTTTTTCAATAGTCGGGTACTGTGTTTCTGCGTTTTGTTTACCGTGTACTAGTTTGTGCAATATGGGTGGGGAAGCGAGAAGTTCTTTAAACTCGGTAAATGCCCATTCGCATGCATCCAACCATGTGAAGCTTTTGGATTTTCTCAAGCTGTTAAAGAAATGGTACGACTTTGTTTCCGATGTTGGAAAAAATCGTGCCAAGGCGGCCAGTCTTTTCGGgttagttgttgtacttctttgattgttgttggtGACTTCATTTTGTAATACTGCTTGGCATTGTTCAGAATTTGCTTTAATTCCTCGATGTGTCAGCATGAAACCGAGAAATTTCTCCCTTGTACTCCAAATGCACATTTCTTGGGGTTTAATCGCATGTCATGCTTTCTTAGTTATTCAAAAACTTCTAGGAGGTCGGATTGAAGAGCCTCTTCAGTTTCTGACTTGACCACCATCTCGTCGACATATATTTCCATGTTCTTGCCAATCTGGTGTTGAAATACTTTGTCCATTAACCTTTGATaggttgcacctgcattcttgagaccaaaaggcattactttataacaaaaatttccaTAATCAGTTATAAATGCTGTTTTATCTTCATCTGTGGGATCTATTagtatctgattatagcctgagtaggcatccataaaacttaaaacTTTAAAACCTGAAGTGTTATCAACTAGCTTGCCAATGCACGATAGTGGGTATGACACAGATTTGCCATTTGCCAGAATTTATCTTCACTGTCACAACGTTTGCTAGTCATGATGTGAATCAGATATCTCGTATGAACCCTGAACTTAATAGTTTTTGTGTTTCTGTAACGGCGGCTTCCTTTCTTTTGCAATTGAGGTCACGCTTCTTTTGTTTTATTGTGCGAGCTTTTGGATCTAAGGCAAGGTTGTGGCATATCACATATGGATCGATCCCGGAGATGTTGGCTGGGGTCCAAGCAAATAGGTTAGCATTTGCTCGAAGCAGTGTAACAAGTTTTTGTACTTCACCTGCATTCAAGGCGTAGCCGATTTTAGTGCTTTGTAGTTCATAATTAGTAAGACTTACCTTTCGGAGGTCATCGGTTGGGGTAGTTTGCTCATCTCGATTTAATTGAGGGTCGAGTTCATTTAATCTCGGCATATCATCGGTGTTGTAAATTGAGTTGATTCGCAGAATTGATTCCGTATGGTGTTGTTTAGTCTTTAGTCCAGCTTATTGTGTTTCTTTGTATTCGGCTGTTAACGTACTTGTCCAGTAATCCTTGTCATGCTAGCCATTGCAACAAGTCCTTAGCAACCATGCATTCATCAGTTGTGTGGCCGAACTTCTGGTGAAATGTACGGTGCTTGCTCCTGTCCATGTATTTCTGATCCTGATAAGTGCCTGCTTTGCTGGGTGGTTTTATGATTTTTACGTGGAGGATTTCTTTGATTATGTCTTCTCTTTTTGTGTTGAATTGCGTGTACAAGTCAAATTTAAGTGTTAGTTTGAATGATTTTTTAATCTCACGTTTGATTTGGCCTTCTGTGCTTGTCCTCATCCCTTCTAGGTGTTTGTCTCTCGGCCATCCTGGCTTGTCTGAGCTCTTTGATCTCTATTTGTCTAGCCTCTTTATCCCTGAATTCGGTTAGtgttttgaattttgtgacaGCGATTGTCTCTTGGAACTTTTCCGGGCGGAGGCTGCTTTTCAGGACATGTAGGTGTACGTCAGGGCTAAGGTTAGGAATCTTCATTGCAATGTTGGCAAATCTTGTCATGTAGTCTTTTAGACTTTCGTACTGGCCTTGTTTGATAGTGCTGATGTAGTCAGAATTATGCACATAGATCTTTGATGCTGCAAAATGATTGATGAATAGTTCAACGAACTCGTCGAAGTTAGTGACTGATCCTGCAGGTAAACTAGAAAACCGAAGTAAAGCAGCTCCGTCCAAAAAGTTAGGAAAAGAACGACATAAGATTGATTCAGATGTACGATTTAAAAACATCATGGATTCAAATTTTGTAACATGTATTTTAGAGTCACCAATCCCTTAATACGGCTTCAATGCTGTTAGGAGTGTGAAGCTTTTTGGCATTTGAAAATCTATTATCTCCTTCGATCAAGGGTTCGTTTTCCTTCTCGCGGGTTTCAAAGGTTTTACATCCATTGCTGTGTTTGTCTCTGATTGGTTTTCCTCATCATTGTTTTCCTTATCAGCATTCTTCCTATCTCCATCGTCTTTACTCTCGTTGGTTCTATCGGCTAGGAGATCGGCTATTTTCTTAACCTCTACCTAAAGGGCGATGTTCATAGCCCCTAGCTCATCATGAGTTGGAGGAGGAGGTGGAAGCATGACATCATCGCCCATAGTCCTGCAAAATAATAACAAGAAATCGATGTGAGGTTATTTGAAAAATTCGAGTCCCACGGTGAACGCCAAATGTTATGGTCTGAAACTGGTCTCCGAAGTATAGCTCGGTCACACTGAATGATGCTCCTAGATGAAGTGCGTTGTACTGTGAGCTTCTCGTCAATCCAAACTGCGTGTGGAACCTGCAAAAAAAATTCCAGCACCCAAGTCAATATCCAGTTACAGAATGAATAATTCTAATACTATATTACTATCCTTTTCTTTGTGTATTGACGCATATGATGTTCCTCTATAGCTCGCATGGGTCTCTATTTATTGCCATATTGCGGTAATCGACTTCGCTCTTTATAGTCCGAAATTCATGCAGCTACTATAGAGGTGTAATACGGTTTTTTAATCTAAACCAATTTTTTGTCCAAATTTAAATAATCAGTTCCAAAGTATAACGTTGTGTATTTGAGATATTTGGACACCGATCAAAAAGTATGGCGTACATGTTTTTGTTACGGTGGGCGTTGTATGGAACTATCCGAATAAAATATCAACTAAGTAACTTTAACACCAAAGATTTGAGATTAACTCGTGAAGCATGTGAAGCATTGCAATATATGCAACATCAAACATTCAAAACCTTGTGTtataatgaaaataatttttcattgTCCACAAGATATAAAATATATGCATGTCGATGTCCAAGCAAAATAATATAAGAATTGGATCGACAATTCTTTAAGTCTTTGGACTAGGTAACTACAGAGAGTTTATGTCGacgacattaaaaataaaaagggcaAGCTATTAATGCAATGTGATTGGTTTCATGATCAAAGTATATATTATTAGTAAGCAAAGCGCATAATATGTTGACAATCAAAGCATTTGAGACAGGTGGTGCAATTAAAGGCATGAAAAGAAACGCAACTTTGAAAGTGATTGCCGTttgatttgggtgtattgttATAGAAATagattaaggaaaaaaaaaaataagagaagagattaaaaataaataatttataaaaaaatatttttattagtagcAAATAAGTAATACaagaattaaagataaaaaataatagtaaataataaatgtTGAGATCTTTATCAATAATATCACAAGAAGATGAATAAATTCTTTTAAAGTGAACAAagttaattaaaatttgttatgaattttttttgtttgaatttgatgaacaaaatgaagaacaatgaGAATAATTGGAGAAAAGTAAATAATAGAAATGATCTCTCAAATTTCAGAAAAATTTTTCTTAAGAGAAGTGGGTTAAAGTCTTTTTATAGTCTCATGCTAGTTTAAAAGGGGAGTATATTATCCAATAATTATAATGTCATATTCAGCCTATTCCTTTTATCTCAAAATTtgttactaaataaaataattagcaaCATGTATTTTTGGATGTTACtattattttaaatctttttaactaaAAATAGGTATAAGTAGAAAGCTAATCTCCATAAATTGAGGTAGCAGTTCTGACATTGCTTCGTGACAAAGAGGTGTCAGAGTAAAAGGATGCTCATGACATGTGATATTAGTGAAGGGATATCTAATTTGGTTCATTTTAAATAAGATGGTATTCTCTACATTTCAAATCAAACTAATCCACTTTCACTAATTTAGTACCCactaaaagaaaaattcaattcttcaAGATGTTGTTTTTGGATTTTATCCTTTTAGTCCAACACCGCTAGCAAGAATTTACTCTTTTTTAACTAGAGTTAAACGCAAATCGAATCAGATCGGATATAGTCAAAATCTCAATTTGATCCGCACTGAAATtatcggattggatcggatcaaATATCcacgttttaaaaatattttaaaaaatttatttttattaaaaaatatcaataaaattcgtttttcactcttttaaatatatttatttttaaaatattattaaacatatattttttaaataaaaaaataaaataaaataatatatgagataattattatttaaaataaaatataaaaaatatttacttatatatttatttattgcgGATCCAATTATCTTGCTAATcatatcaatattcataatttttgtATCAGATTCAAATAAATACTGTGGATATGCGAATCGGATCCAATTTATAACTCCcatgtttttttattatattttggactattttataaaaaattcatatttttaatgtataatcattgttattaaattttaaacaaattttaacaTCTAAGAACAGAAATTTACATCCAGtaaaaattaatctattataaatttaaatgatTACATGCACAAAACAAGAGACCAATAACTTGTATTCAACCAATTCAAATTGATTGtcccaactttaatttcaataaagCTATATGCTCTCCGGAGGTGGGAATACTATTGCAGCCTCATGATTTTATTCAGGCTCAAGACCCAAGCATATTTGCGGGTAGAGACGGTGGAAATTTGcaacaaacaaaaactgcaaggATTTTATTTTTCACCTATAGCTAGGCAGATTTTTTTTGGAGCAAAAAATGGATGGAAAATGTTTTCAAATAAAAATGACTTCTAAACAATCCCAACTAGGGGTGTtggcggtgcggtttggttcggtttttgagagaaaagtcatccgatccaatCGTTTAATTAAATTGCGGTTCTGtttggtttgatttttttatcaagaccatccgaaccaaaccaaaccaattaaaatcgatttggtttggttcggtttggttcggtttttcaatcaattcaaaaaaaatactGCCAAGCTATGTCACAAAGTCATAAAATTGAAATCGACAAACACAAATACACATTAGGTAACAAAGTCTTGATCCAATGAAATTTATCAGCAAAAGGAATTCAAATAAATTGTACTATTTTTGGGCCACACTCATGTAAACAACATAGTTGTACAGGGCTGACTTAAATATCTACTCAGAATTCAAGAAACAGCACAAAAAACCAGTTTAATTCTCTTGTATAAAGAGGACAGAGTTTACACTTTATGCAAAGTGCTTATATTCCCTAGGCATGAAGGAATCTCTCCGTCGAATTGATTGTCTTCCAAGTgcttttatatacaataataatatctaaataGTGAGCTTCATGGCATGAATACATCAAagttctttgatttcaaacaTTTAGATCATGGAATTGCATACACAATGAGTTACTTACAATGTTTCTAATTAACAGTATTAGTGAACTTAGGTCAGGAATGTGCCTTGACAAACTGTTATTCCCAAGCCAGCTACAAAAAAGCAATGATTTTCCAATTAGAACTTGTAAATACCAGAGTCAATGAACTGAGATTTAGAGTTAAGCACTTACATATTAGTCAGAGCTGTCATATTGGCAACAAAAGGAGATAAAGATCCTGAAAGCTCCATACTTGtcaacaacaacaaataaattaaaaaccagcaaaaacacaacaacaaataaattaaaaactagCAACAATCAGCAACAAAACCAGCAACCAGCAATAATACCAACAATAAAGTAATTCATCAAAAGTAATTCAACCAGCAATTAGCAACAATACACTGATTTCAAATCTGCTCCAAATTTAATTCTTCAAATCTGCTTCAAATCTAATTTCAATATTTTCATATCAAGATCCAAAACCAGTTTATCTGATTTCAAATCGGATTTCATACTAAATCACTTCAaaagtttctttttattttatattattcttccaaaaaaactaataataaccaGAAGCAGTTTATATTATTTTTCCAACAATACCAAGCTACCAACAATACAAACAGAAGCACTTTCAGTAATTCAAAACAGAAATTAGTCAAATTACATACCTGACTTGGTGGCTCCGGCTCCATATCTGACTTGAATCGGTGGCTGGGTGGGAGGTGCTAAGTTGTGGGTGGCCAGAAACACTTCTGGGTGGTGGCGTGGTGCTGTGCTGGGTGAGTGGGTGGTGTTGTGCTACTGCTGGGTGCGAGGGTGGTGCTGGGCTACTCACTGCTGGCTAGGGTTGGGGTTTCGTTGTGCTCTGTCCGCGAGGAGGTCCTGGGAGCAGTGGGAGGAAGGTTCGGAGGCGCTAGGGGGAGGGTTCGGCAGCGCTGCAAGGTGGTGGGTGGAACGGTCTCACCGGCGCTAGGTGGGTTCGCCGCAGGCCTCGAGAGTGCAGAGAGCGAGAGTGTGAGAAGAGAGTGGCTATTGGCTAGATTTCGTTTGGGGGTAGGGTGTGGGGGTAAGAGGGTTAGGTTAGGTCACGTTCGTTTGGGGGTGGGGTGTGGGGGTTAGGGGGTAAGGGTGGAGTGGAAGGGCAACGCTGCGAGGAAGGTCAGCGGCGCAGCGAGGTGGTGGGAGGAACAGACCCTCGTCGATGCTGAGAGGTGCAGAGAGCGAGGCTGTGCTGAGACCTAGGGAGAGAGCGGCTAGGTTACGTTCTTTGTCTGGGGGTGGGGCTTGGGGATTGCTGGGATAGGCTAGGTTACGTGCATTTGGGGGTGGAGTGGGcatgatttttttagggtttcttatcTTTTCGATTCGGTTCGGTTCGATTGGAGTTTTCAATATCAGAACCGAAAATCGAACTGAACCGtaacaaaaacaacaaaatatattttttcggtttttttttgttttcaatttgttCGATTTTCAATTTTTTCGATTCAGTTGATCGGTTTAATTCGGTCTGAATCGATTTTAAACACCCCTAACCCCAACCAACCAACCCCCCCTCTCTTGCGGAAAATGACCATGATAAGTTAGTGTGCCGCATATTAATTACTTACCtgcttctttctttttgaattttgacttagaataatatttatttaagtatttattaagaatttcctgtaatgaaaattgaaaaataatgacgAATTATTTCGGTGAAGCAAAGTTCCACATAGAATATCAATTTTGTAGCGTGGTAAGCTAAGTGAGGTTTGAGCCAAAATTAATCctgtatatatatatgaaaagaagaaaaatgatgcCTTAATAAGTAAAAATTGTTTTAGATAAGTAATTAATTATCggttgttttaatattttttattaaattattaaatataacatATATTCATCAAAAtcgattaataatataaaatatatgttaaaatataaaatacatattaaaatgagttaaataatatatatatttatatgtaaatacataataactaattttagtagctaatttaggatataaataatgtttttgttaattaattttagcTATTATATTAAGAGATTTCCAAATAAATAATGACCTTATTTAATTAAGGGAGCTGTTTCgataaagacgtctaaaacgtttttttttaaatattttttaataattaaaatttaacacatataatcgattaaatcgtattatttttgtcaaaattagatcaaacaaattaatttaataaaataatagtaaattaaattttgaatcggtctaaattaatattatttttttataaaaaatattataatacctctattatagaaaataactaaaatattcttattatatatattaattttaaaattctaaattttagcaATTTTATCGTAGGATTGggatttataattttcaaaaaatatatatataaaaaatataaatattttagttattttttataataaaaatattataattattttttataaaaaatattaatttagactaatttaaaatttaatttattaattttttagttaaactAATTTGTtcggtctaattttaataaaaataacataatttaataatttaattgattatatgtattaaattttaatttttaaaaatattttaaaataaaaaaatatttttaacatctttatCTAAATAACTatttaataaatgaaaaaaaaaaggtccACAAGGGATAGTGATGTTGTCTTTGATTGGTGGTGGCTGCATAAATAGCCGTGACACCTTAGAGTGGTGCCATGCACGGTTCATTATTACATTGATCTTTTCTCTCTAGCTATCTACCAACAATGGCATCACCATCGCAACCAGAAATTGCAATACCGGAAATGTTTATACGCCCCGAACTGGAACCTACTGCTATCCAATCTGATCATGAAGCCGCAGCAATTCCCATCTTTGACCTCAAAACCCTGCTTTGTGCTGGAAACGACAATACCACTCAACTCCACGAGTTGTACGACACATGCAAAGAGTGGGGGATTTTTCAGGTTAAGTTTATTATCCCAATATATGAATTATATGTATTCCCTCTATGCAGGGCAGTAATATATGTGACGTACGTGTAGGTGCGGAACCATGGTGTTAGTCCTCAAGTGCTAGAGAATTTGCAAGTGGAGATGGAGAAATTCTTCAATCTGTCGAAGGAGGAGAAAAGCAAATACCAAGTGGAAGAGGGAGATTTCCAAGGGTATGGAAACGTGAAAAGAAGCAAGGATGAGAAGGTTGATTGGGGGGAGAGGTTCTTCATGGTGATAAACCCTTTGGAGAGAAGAAAGGCAGATCTGTTCGAAAAGCTGCCTCTGTTGCTGAGAGAGACGTTGGAGACATACTTTGCGGAGTTGAGGAAGATCGGGATGGGGCTGCTGAGAATATTGGGAGAAGGAGTTGGAATGGAGATAGAGGAAGTGGATCACATATTTGACAACGGGATGCAGACAACCAGGATGACGTATTATCCGCCATGCCCCAATCC
This genomic window contains:
- the LOC112734708 gene encoding protein SRG1-like, which codes for MASPSQPEIAIPEMFIRPELEPTAIQSDHEAAAIPIFDLKTLLCAGNDNTTQLHELYDTCKEWGIFQVRNHGVSPQVLENLQVEMEKFFNLSKEEKSKYQVEEGDFQGYGNVKRSKDEKVDWGERFFMVINPLERRKADLFEKLPLLLRETLETYFAELRKIGMGLLRILGEGVGMEIEEVDHIFDNGMQTTRMTYYPPCPNPELVLGLTPHSDSTGITILHQVNAIEGLQIKKHGLWLPVSFHPNAFLVLVGDIFQIVSNGVYNSMEHRVVVNKEKGRLSIAMFMNPKYEAEIGPAKSLISEENPPLFRRMVMEDFVKDYFSRKLNGKAHLDNMRIKTTSPDDH